The following proteins are co-located in the Halarcobacter sp. genome:
- the waaF gene encoding lipopolysaccharide heptosyltransferase II, which translates to MVKKIFIEIPTWLGDAIMTTPAIENIIKSFPEAKITLLGSYVSIEALKNFENIEKVIIDDSKKGGSRYLNLIKLAKKVGKVDIAISFRRSFSSKLMMFFINSKKTISYKRYTKKDIHQVLRYNDFINRKLNLKNKAGNLKLNFTPFSYKKPTLGLNPGATYGSAKRWYPEEFAKLATKLSNKYDIVIFGGSNETAIASDIEKILVKNKITNFQNIAGKTSVSELIEKIAGLDLFITNDSGPMHIAAAFKIETVAIFGPTKFTETNQWNNPNETIITKNLDCAPCMKRKCPLGHHDCMKLIKAEDVLKTLGEENGGKEKL; encoded by the coding sequence ATGGTTAAAAAAATTTTTATTGAGATCCCCACATGGTTAGGAGATGCTATTATGACAACTCCTGCTATTGAAAATATTATAAAAAGTTTTCCCGAAGCAAAGATTACGCTTTTGGGCTCTTATGTATCAATAGAAGCTTTAAAAAATTTTGAAAATATTGAAAAAGTAATAATTGATGATAGTAAAAAGGGTGGAAGTAGATATTTAAATCTAATAAAACTGGCTAAAAAAGTTGGAAAAGTAGATATTGCCATCTCTTTTAGAAGAAGCTTTTCTTCAAAACTTATGATGTTTTTTATTAATAGTAAAAAAACGATTTCCTATAAAAGATATACAAAAAAAGATATTCATCAAGTACTTAGATACAACGATTTTATAAATAGAAAACTAAATTTAAAAAATAAAGCAGGAAACTTAAAACTTAACTTTACTCCATTTTCATATAAAAAGCCAACTTTAGGACTGAACCCTGGTGCAACATATGGAAGTGCAAAACGTTGGTATCCTGAAGAGTTTGCTAAGCTTGCAACCAAATTGTCTAACAAATATGATATTGTAATATTTGGTGGATCAAATGAGACAGCTATTGCTTCTGATATTGAAAAAATATTAGTTAAAAATAAAATAACAAATTTTCAGAATATTGCAGGAAAAACTTCTGTATCTGAATTAATAGAAAAGATAGCAGGACTTGATTTGTTTATTACAAATGATAGTGGACCAATGCATATTGCAGCAGCTTTTAAAATAGAAACTGTAGCAATATTTGGACCAACAAAATTTACAGAAACAAATCAATGGAATAATCCAAATGAAACAATAATAACTAAAAATTTGGATTGTGCTCCTTGTATGAAAAGAAAATGTCCTTTAGGTCACCATGATTGTATGAAACTTATTAAAGCAGAAGATGTTTTAAAGACTTTGGGAGAAGAAAATGGTGGAAAAGAAAAGCTATAA